The region GGGCGGCTGGGGCACAGGGGGCTGGTCGTCGCCCGGTCGCTGGGGCGCCCGGTGGTGTACATGACCGACGACGCCCACGTGTACAAGTTCGTCGCCGCCCGCCCCTGGAGGGAGGCGCGCGGACCGTCCGCGAGCCCGCTGGACGAGGGCGCCCTGTACGCGCTGCGGCTGGACGCGGACGGGACGGGGACCTGGCTGCCGCTGGCCCACGGCCGCACCGGGCTGACCGCCCGGGACGGGTTCGCCGACCAGGCCGCCGTGCTGCTGCGGGCCCGCCGGGCGGCCGCCGCGGTGGGGGCGACCGGGTTCCGGGGGCCGGGCCGCCCGGCGGTCCACCCCCGCACCGGGGAGGTGTACCTGCCCGAGGCCGGAGAGGGCGGCGGCGGCCGCCTGCTGGCCTGGACCGAGGGGGCGATGGACCACGCCGCCACCGTCCTGGCCTGGCGGGAGTTCGCCCGGGCGGGGCAGGGCACGGGGTTCGCCTCGCCCGGCGGGGTGTTCTCCGGGGCGGACGGGCGGCTGTGGATCACCACCGACGTGACCGGACTGGGCCGGGACGACGGCCGCGAGCAGCTGGGCAACAGCGCCCTGCTGTGCGCCGACCCGGACAGCGGACGGGTGCGCCGCTTCATGACCGGACCGCGCGGGTGCGGGATCGCGGGGGTGAGCGCCACCCCGGACCAGCGCACCCTGTTCGTGGCGGTGCGCGGGCCGGGGTCCTCCGACGCCCGCTGGGGCGAGCCCACCGCAGAGGACCCGCGGGCGGTCGGCAACTGGCCCGGGTTCGACCCGCAGGGCCGCCCCCGCTGCGCGGTGGTGGCGGTGCGCAAGGACGACGGCGGGACCGTCGGCACCTGACCGGCGGGGGCGGGGGTCAGACCTCGCGGCCGGGCAGGGCCCGCCAGTACTGGCGGTGCTCCCGGTCGCGCACCACCAGGCCCCGGTCGGCCAGCGCGGCGCGCAGCTCGGCGGCGTCGTCGGCGTCCTTGCGCTCCAGGGCCTCCTGGCGGGTGCGCAGCAGCGCCTGGGTGCGGGCGTCCAGGTCGGGGGTGCCGTCCAGCCAGCGCTGGAACGCGTCGGCGTGCGGGTCGCCCTCGGACCACGCGTAGCCGTGCGCCTCGAAGGCGGCGCGCAGCCGCTTCGCCTTGTGGTCGGTCCGGGCCCGCACCGCCTCGGCGGTGCCGGCGTCCAGGACCACCAGCTCCCGGCCGTCCAGGAAGGCGGTCCCGAAGCGCTCGCGCGGGACCTCGGCGGTCTCCCCCGAGGCGGTGACGCGCACGGCCTCCCCGTCCACCTTCACCGTGATGACCTCGTCGTACGACATCAGCGCCAGGAAGCACCCGGCCACCACGCCGATGACCGTCAGGACGGCGGTGAGGATCGGCCCGCTCACCCCCGCCAGCAGTTCGAGCTTGTCCGCCCCCGGGAGGAACGGCAGGGCCAGGACCCAGTCGGGCAGGGCGAGCAGCCAACCCGGGAGCAGGGACAGCAGTCCGCCCGCGGCCGCTCCCAGCGGCAGGAGGACGCCCCACACGGACAGGTGGTAGGCCGCACCGTGGCGGACGACGGCGGGCGGGGCGGCGGGCTGGGCGGTCACGTTCACTCTTTCCTCGGTGTTCACGGTGTCCCTCCTCGGCGGGGTCGGCGGCGGGCGACCGGGCGGCCGTCGCGCACGACCAGGGCGACCCGGCGCAGGGAGCCGGGGTCGGTGCGCGGGTCGCCGCGCACGATCAGCAGGTCGGCGGGGGCGCCGGGGGCCAGCGGGGCCCCGGCGCCCAGGGTGCGGGCGGGCCCGGTGGTGGCGGCCGCCAGGGCCTGCGCCGGGTCCAGGCCGCAGGCGGCCAGCAGCTCGATCTCGCGGACCAGGCCCGCGCCCGGGCGCACGGCGGGCATGCCGCTGTCGCTGCCCGCCAGCACGGTGCCGCCCGCCTCGTGGAACTCCAGGACGCGGCGGCGCAGGGTCCGTGCGGTGTCGGCGTCCAGCGCCGCCTCGGTGACGGCGAGGGTGGGCGCGAGGGTGACCCCGCGCGCCACCATGGCCTCCAGCATCTCGGCGGGCCAGCCGGCCAGCGGCCCGCGCGGCTCCAGGTGCTGGAGGTGGTCGACCCCGGCCTCCAGCAGTTCGGCCAGGTCCGGCAGGGTCCCCCAGTGGGCGACCACGGGGACGCCGTGCCGGTGGGCCTCGTCCGCGATGGCGGCCAGTACGGGCGGGGCGATCGGCTCCAGCGACCGCCGGGCGGGGTCGCCCCGGTCCTGGACGACCTTGACCACGTCGACGGGGTCGTCCCCGCCGGCCAGTGCCGCGACCTGTTCGCGGGCCTGTCCGGGACTGCGGGGGACACGGACCCAGTCGTCGCCGGGCGAG is a window of Nocardiopsis changdeensis DNA encoding:
- a CDS encoding DUF2087 domain-containing protein — encoded protein: MNTEERVNVTAQPAAPPAVVRHGAAYHLSVWGVLLPLGAAAGGLLSLLPGWLLALPDWVLALPFLPGADKLELLAGVSGPILTAVLTVIGVVAGCFLALMSYDEVITVKVDGEAVRVTASGETAEVPRERFGTAFLDGRELVVLDAGTAEAVRARTDHKAKRLRAAFEAHGYAWSEGDPHADAFQRWLDGTPDLDARTQALLRTRQEALERKDADDAAELRAALADRGLVVRDREHRQYWRALPGREV
- a CDS encoding amidohydrolase family protein, which codes for MESGTVALTRVTALAGGDLAPVDGALVIEDGRIAAVGVASVPAGAREVPLPGCTVLPGLVDTHVHLGAPDGRGPLATVRAIADHLRFQPGKRRAFLAHGVTTVCSLGDENAWVHDLRRRAADGTLAGPRVRIAGPLFTAPGGHPVATIGASPGDDWVRVPRSPGQAREQVAALAGGDDPVDVVKVVQDRGDPARRSLEPIAPPVLAAIADEAHRHGVPVVAHWGTLPDLAELLEAGVDHLQHLEPRGPLAGWPAEMLEAMVARGVTLAPTLAVTEAALDADTARTLRRRVLEFHEAGGTVLAGSDSGMPAVRPGAGLVREIELLAACGLDPAQALAAATTGPARTLGAGAPLAPGAPADLLIVRGDPRTDPGSLRRVALVVRDGRPVARRRPRRGGTP